Proteins encoded by one window of Vampirovibrionales bacterium:
- a CDS encoding transposase produces MREAQNVIEMWREHYNTERPHSALRYWTPEQFAAAWYSTNTRPSPQSGCH; encoded by the coding sequence TTGCGAGAGGCTCAGAACGTTATTGAGATGTGGCGTGAGCATTACAATACCGAGCGACCTCACAGCGCCCTGAGATACTGGACCCCCGAACAGTTCGCCGCCGCCTGGTATTCTACGAATACCAGGCCTTCTCCACAATCAGGCTGCCATTAA
- a CDS encoding transposase: MSKRQCARLLSVRRHTACSLPGARNESLRQAILRLSNRFARFGYRRIHAILVKQEGWTINVKRVRWIRGEKGLQVRKKAKKRKRGQGVQSPEQAVAPNHVWTVDFVQDRLTSGGRIRLLTVLDEFTRQSLCIRVERSLRGEDVRLTLQTLFRGYGIPRYLRSDNGSEFVACCLQSWLQTQHTQSLFIEPGSPWQNGKYESFNGRFRD, translated from the coding sequence TTGTCGAAACGCCAATGCGCCCGGCTATTGAGCGTGCGGCGGCACACCGCCTGTTCCTTGCCAGGCGCCAGGAATGAATCCCTGCGTCAGGCAATCCTGCGTCTGTCCAATCGCTTTGCGAGGTTTGGCTACCGCCGGATTCATGCCATACTGGTGAAGCAGGAAGGCTGGACCATCAACGTGAAGCGGGTGCGGTGGATCCGGGGCGAGAAAGGCCTGCAAGTGAGAAAGAAAGCGAAAAAACGCAAACGCGGCCAAGGCGTTCAGTCGCCCGAGCAGGCCGTTGCGCCAAATCACGTATGGACGGTTGATTTTGTGCAGGACCGCCTGACTTCTGGCGGCCGTATCCGGCTATTGACGGTGCTGGATGAATTTACGCGCCAGTCCCTGTGCATTCGCGTGGAACGTTCTCTCAGGGGCGAGGATGTGCGCCTGACATTGCAGACGTTGTTTAGGGGTTACGGGATTCCCCGGTATCTACGCAGCGACAACGGGTCGGAATTTGTCGCCTGTTGCCTGCAAAGCTGGCTACAGACGCAGCACACGCAGTCGCTCTTTATTGAGCCGGGCAGCCCGTGGCAAAACGGCAAGTATGAAAGCTTCAACGGTCGATTTCGGGACTAA
- a CDS encoding transposase: MKTSRFTEEQVITALRTQESGQKTVEGVCRELGISQARRLRILEAENSRLKRLLSERTLELDALQDVLKKL; the protein is encoded by the coding sequence ATGAAAACGAGCCGATTCACGGAAGAGCAGGTTATTACTGCATTACGGACACAGGAAAGCGGTCAGAAGACGGTCGAAGGTGTCTGTCGGGAGCTTGGCATCTCGCAAGCTAGGCGTTTACGGATTCTGGAAGCAGAGAATTCTCGACTGAAAAGGCTGTTGAGTGAGCGCACGCTGGAATTGGATGCGTTGCAGGATGTGCTAAAAAAGCTCTAG
- a CDS encoding RHS repeat protein encodes MTTFAYDNRGNLTSVTDPRQNVTTFAYDVLNRLTSVTNPLNQATTYTYDNNSNLLTVTDASNHTTTYAYDSRDRVTSVNNPLNQTTTYAYDKQDRMVSATDPKSQTTTYEYDAAGRLNWVNYNGQKIYAMSYDANDELLSIADGSGTWGYSYDVMGRVSNMTSPQGSVSYTYNADGLATSMSATGYPSVTYGYNLLDQLTSVTQNNQIYTYQYDAVGRRINLSRPNGVNTYYYYDDADRLTALIHKKMAARRKTMSMATITMAISRNTAATCTAHPTKWCVTTATTHSTVSRM; translated from the coding sequence GTGACGACGTTTGCTTATGACAATCGGGGCAACCTGACGAGCGTGACGGACCCCAGGCAGAATGTGACGACGTTCGCTTATGACGTTTTGAACCGGCTGACCAGCGTCACCAATCCGTTGAATCAAGCGACCACTTACACTTATGACAACAACAGTAACCTGTTAACGGTGACAGACGCCAGTAATCACACGACGACCTACGCTTACGACAGCCGGGATCGCGTGACCAGCGTCAATAATCCGTTGAATCAAACCACGACCTACGCTTACGACAAGCAGGACCGTATGGTAAGCGCGACGGATCCCAAGTCGCAGACCACCACGTATGAATACGACGCGGCAGGTCGATTAAACTGGGTCAATTACAATGGCCAGAAAATTTATGCGATGTCTTACGACGCAAACGACGAGTTGCTGTCCATCGCAGACGGTTCGGGGACATGGGGGTACAGTTACGACGTAATGGGGCGGGTCAGCAATATGACGTCGCCTCAAGGCAGTGTGAGCTATACGTACAATGCCGACGGCCTGGCGACGAGTATGAGCGCGACGGGTTATCCCAGCGTCACGTATGGTTACAACCTCTTAGACCAGTTGACCAGCGTCACGCAGAATAATCAAATTTATACCTATCAATACGACGCAGTCGGTCGACGGATTAATTTGTCACGTCCCAATGGGGTCAATACGTACTATTACTATGACGATGCGGACCGATTGACGGCACTCATCCACAAAAAGATGGCGGCGCGCAGGAAAACAATGAGTATGGCTACGATAACAATGGCAATATCACGCAATACAGCCGCTACCTGTACGGCGCATCCGACAAAATGGTGCGTAACTACAGCTACGACGCACTCAACCGTCTCACGCATGTAG
- a CDS encoding RHS repeat protein encodes MVRNYSYDALNRLTHVDGLGIIFGASSFANQTAKDSAINWLTQAQQTSNPALRETYLLNAENLGASLPETATWTFDPVGNIASKAVRKHLGGTDTTTYAHNAADRLTTLTPPVGSAITFTYDANGNMTGDSTGRTLTWNALDQLTALNKTGVNATFAYDPLGRRVSFVKNSQTKTYFYDGLDLLSDGANQFLNGAGIDEPLTITTGSTTQAYLGDHLGIHCVAQ; translated from the coding sequence ATGGTGCGTAACTACAGCTACGACGCACTCAACCGTCTCACGCATGTAGATGGCCTGGGCATTATCTTCGGCGCCAGCAGCTTTGCCAATCAGACGGCCAAAGACAGCGCCATTAACTGGCTGACGCAAGCCCAGCAAACCAGCAACCCGGCCTTGCGCGAAACCTATCTCCTAAATGCCGAGAATTTGGGGGCGTCACTGCCAGAAACCGCGACGTGGACGTTTGATCCAGTAGGCAATATTGCCAGTAAAGCCGTGCGCAAGCACTTGGGTGGAACGGACACCACCACCTACGCCCACAACGCCGCCGACCGGCTCACGACGCTGACGCCGCCCGTGGGCTCGGCCATTACCTTCACCTACGACGCCAACGGCAACATGACCGGCGACTCCACAGGCCGCACGCTGACATGGAATGCGCTGGATCAGCTCACCGCCTTGAATAAAACCGGCGTTAATGCTACCTTTGCCTACGATCCCTTAGGCCGAAGAGTGAGTTTTGTGAAGAACAGCCAAACGAAAACCTATTTCTACGATGGGCTGGACTTGCTCAGCGATGGCGCTAATCAGTTCCTGAACGGCGCAGGCATTGACGAACCGCTGACCATTACCACCGGCTCAACGACGCAGGCGTATTTAGGCGATCACTTGGGGATCCACTGCGTGGCTCAGTGA
- a CDS encoding RHS repeat-associated core domain-containing protein — MTWGSTAWLSDANGAFQTRYDYSSYGRLEGSLPNPSATNSLTYTAREDDGTGLMYYRARYYDPSLERFISDDPLGDGQRYVEGNSVALKDPLGLGPKGSSSRCRYWHGIGSRPRSTSRRRRGRCGMFVVWTRRCCVWRIWSAEWNYTGRCWGRLPWGNFRQLPRRSLGRDFFCPLYCLLESKQ, encoded by the coding sequence ATCACTTGGGGATCCACTGCGTGGCTCAGTGATGCGAATGGCGCGTTCCAGACGCGGTACGATTATTCGAGCTATGGCAGGCTGGAAGGCAGCCTGCCGAATCCGTCGGCGACGAATAGCCTGACTTACACGGCTCGTGAAGACGACGGCACCGGCTTGATGTATTATCGCGCGCGGTATTACGATCCAAGTCTGGAGCGGTTTATTTCCGACGACCCGCTGGGTGATGGGCAGCGGTATGTCGAGGGGAATTCGGTGGCCCTCAAAGACCCACTTGGGCTAGGGCCGAAAGGGAGCAGCTCAAGGTGCCGCTACTGGCACGGCATTGGGAGCCGCCCTCGGAGCACTAGCAGGCGGCGGCGGGGGCGCTGCGGCATGTTCGTGGTCTGGACCCGGCGCTGCTGTGTGTGGCGGATATGGAGCGCAGAATGGAATTATACTGGGCGCTGCTGGGGGCGCCTCCCTTGGGGCAATTTTCGGCAGCTTCCTCGAAGATCATTGGGGAGAGATTTCTTCTGCCCCTTGTACTGTCTCCTCGAATCAAAACAATAA
- a CDS encoding RHS repeat-associated core domain-containing protein, which yields MLKNGAGIDEPLTITNSSTTQTYLGDHLRSTAWLSDADGAFQTRYDYSGYGKPEGSLPNPSATNSLTYTAREDDGTGLMYYRARYYDPSLEIFISDDPLGDGQRYVGGNPLRWVDPFGLQADAIFINSNKSPKDRRLYYSAKNIKNSSKSYMIVVHSDGRKLFVPLKTPVLGSNGERIYYKGISVEEFYSKYIKGNRNIGIQDVIILQACHAGRGGDDSIAKNLQNYLE from the coding sequence ATGCTGAAAAATGGAGCAGGAATTGACGAACCTCTGACCATTACCAACAGCTCAACGACGCAGACTTACCTTGGCGATCATTTGAGATCCACTGCGTGGCTCAGTGATGCGGATGGCGCGTTTCAGACGAGGTATGATTATTCGGGCTACGGCAAGCCAGAAGGCAGCCTCCCGAATCCGTCGGCGACGAATAGCCTGACTTACACGGCTCGTGAAGACGACGGTACCGGCTTGATGTACTATCGCGCGCGGTATTACGATCCAAGTCTGGAGATATTTATTTCCGACGATCCGCTGGGGGATGGCCAGCGGTATGTTGGGGGGAATCCTTTGCGGTGGGTGGATCCGTTCGGGCTGCAAGCGGATGCAATCTTTATCAATTCAAATAAGAGCCCAAAGGATCGGCGTCTCTATTATAGTGCCAAAAATATTAAAAATAGCTCAAAATCATATATGATTGTTGTCCATAGTGATGGGAGGAAATTATTTGTACCCTTAAAAACGCCCGTCTTGGGTAGTAACGGAGAACGCATCTACTATAAGGGAATCTCCGTTGAGGAATTTTATAGCAAGTACATAAAAGGGAATAGAAATATAGGAATTCAAGATGTAATTATTCTTCAGGCCTGCCATGCCGGGCGAGGTGGGGATGATTCGATCGCAAAAAACTTGCAAAATTATCTAGAATGA
- a CDS encoding transposase, with the protein MKKSKFTEEQIVFALKEHQQGTKVEDICRKLGVVQATFYRWQQQFGSLSVMEVKEMRLLKEENTRLKQLVAELSLDRHMLQEIVQKKL; encoded by the coding sequence GTGAAAAAGTCCAAATTCACCGAAGAGCAGATTGTGTTTGCCCTAAAAGAGCACCAGCAGGGTACGAAAGTGGAAGACATCTGCCGGAAACTGGGAGTAGTGCAGGCGACGTTCTACCGGTGGCAGCAACAGTTTGGCAGCCTGAGCGTCATGGAAGTCAAAGAAATGCGTCTGCTCAAGGAAGAGAACACCAGACTCAAGCAACTTGTAGCTGAACTGAGCCTGGATCGGCATATGTTGCAGGAAATCGTTCAAAAAAAGCTCTGA
- a CDS encoding IS3 family transposase: protein MVDWLKLCHKVSVRRACRLIRFRRPTYYYQSKLSEQAYLSKRICEIASEKPRYGYRRITILLRREGLPVNPKRVYRLYREEGLQMRKKVPKRRVFPQLRQVRQPAQQQNPCWSMNFVSDQLYDGQKLRCLTIVDNHTRISPAIGVGFRYTACNVINTLNLAVQRYGQPEPIPAGMPESALVLVFGGCSGEN from the coding sequence TTGGTTGACTGGCTGAAGCTTTGCCACAAGGTCAGCGTGCGTCGCGCATGCCGATTAATTCGGTTTCGGCGGCCAACTTACTACTACCAATCCAAACTCTCTGAGCAGGCGTATCTATCCAAACGCATTTGTGAGATTGCTTCTGAAAAGCCCCGGTATGGCTACCGCCGGATTACGATTCTGCTGCGACGGGAGGGCTTGCCGGTCAATCCTAAGCGGGTCTACCGGCTGTACAGGGAAGAGGGCTTACAGATGCGCAAGAAAGTCCCCAAGCGGCGGGTTTTTCCGCAGTTGCGGCAGGTCCGGCAACCGGCCCAGCAGCAGAATCCATGCTGGAGCATGAATTTTGTATCTGACCAGTTGTACGACGGACAGAAACTGCGCTGCCTGACCATTGTCGATAATCACACCCGAATCAGTCCGGCGATTGGTGTGGGTTTTCGCTACACGGCCTGCAACGTGATTAACACGCTGAACCTGGCAGTGCAGCGATATGGCCAACCTGAGCCGATTCCGGCAGGAATGCCTGAATCAGCACTGGTTCTTGTCTTTGGAGGATGCTCAGGAGAAAATTGA
- a CDS encoding transposase — MSLEDAQEKIEMWRQDYNDVRPHSSLGELTPHSFAAANSLASQAV, encoded by the coding sequence TTGTCTTTGGAGGATGCTCAGGAGAAAATTGAAATGTGGCGGCAGGACTACAATGACGTGCGTCCGCATAGCTCATTGGGAGAGCTGACCCCTCATTCCTTCGCCGCCGCAAACAGCCTGGCTAGCCAAGCTGTTTGA
- a CDS encoding phosphoenolpyruvate carboxylase produces MLGALLGKVVVGDRPNGHELFLLIRELRRQIQASRAAGQDTTQSDVENILSNLLASESTKADLEKLLKIVDTFRIFLELASIAESYHHDQFQPPEPSIEQLIAQKALGGVPSDNILLALEKICLRLVSTAHPTQIFRTTYLHHHKIILKLLGEFHDAKNAEDQARVIKALEARIQCLWLTGFVKWVKPTVQDEAKALENYLDVLFNTLPELQVTLESTLQTTLRTQRRLFKNHPAVEIGSWVGGDMDGNPNAQPHVLAAILASRRQQILIKYRDQLAALAEEYSFSALKGIERHEALLSSIEQDLKEFEAAKSHPFERSEGIYKYHEREPYRQKLLLMVAKLNHTLTYPLTLSMLDAPRFSSQFSFLPQPFPHGFAYRRAAELISDLKLILDGLNELGLSDNFLRPIETCLNAVQIFDFHFAGIDLREEAEHFQSAARCGLMARGYDLAPFFNPNDNTHATDAWFAFLEQYLTQATTTHIQPHELARVVTHWPQWFSEGGASEMRLFGMTAVMKLAHAEIGPQASRHVLLSMTHSASDALAALALLKWQQLAHYENDQWMGAVDIVPLFETINDLVAAPQMMTQLFESAAYRGYLRARGNRQVVLIAYSDSNKDGGILPVNGRSIWYNSNCPTLRIDMASPFSITMGAAVVLVEAADRPDNIFYLFPPKVFGPAFRLPSKAKYWPGIIYRK; encoded by the coding sequence TTGTTAGGGGCCTTGCTGGGCAAGGTCGTTGTGGGCGATCGGCCCAATGGACATGAGCTATTCCTGCTAATTCGCGAGTTACGTCGGCAGATTCAGGCGTCTCGCGCCGCAGGACAGGATACCACGCAATCGGACGTAGAAAATATTCTGTCTAACCTGCTGGCCAGCGAATCGACAAAAGCAGACCTCGAAAAATTACTGAAAATCGTCGATACGTTTCGCATTTTTCTGGAGTTGGCCTCTATTGCGGAAAGCTATCATCATGACCAATTTCAACCTCCAGAACCTTCCATTGAGCAGCTTATTGCTCAAAAGGCGCTCGGTGGCGTCCCGTCAGACAATATCCTTCTTGCACTGGAAAAGATCTGCTTGCGACTGGTCTCGACTGCGCATCCTACTCAGATTTTCAGAACGACGTATCTTCACCATCACAAGATAATTTTAAAGTTATTAGGGGAATTTCATGACGCCAAGAACGCGGAGGACCAAGCTCGCGTTATTAAAGCGCTGGAAGCGCGTATTCAGTGCCTCTGGCTCACAGGCTTTGTGAAATGGGTCAAACCTACGGTGCAGGACGAAGCCAAGGCATTAGAAAATTATCTGGATGTCCTCTTTAACACGCTCCCCGAACTCCAGGTTACGCTAGAGAGCACATTACAAACGACGTTGCGCACTCAGCGACGATTATTCAAAAACCATCCCGCCGTTGAGATCGGCAGTTGGGTAGGCGGGGACATGGACGGCAACCCGAATGCTCAGCCCCATGTTTTAGCCGCGATTCTAGCTTCTCGCCGACAGCAGATATTGATAAAGTATCGGGATCAATTAGCGGCGTTAGCGGAAGAATATAGTTTCTCCGCACTTAAAGGGATCGAGCGTCACGAAGCGCTTCTATCTTCAATTGAGCAGGATTTAAAAGAATTTGAAGCCGCAAAATCGCATCCCTTTGAGCGGTCAGAAGGGATTTATAAGTACCACGAACGAGAACCCTATCGTCAGAAACTACTGTTAATGGTCGCCAAGCTGAATCACACCCTGACCTATCCCCTCACTTTAAGCATGTTAGACGCGCCTCGTTTCAGCAGTCAATTCAGCTTCCTCCCGCAGCCTTTTCCACATGGATTCGCTTATAGACGCGCCGCCGAACTCATCTCAGATTTGAAGCTGATTTTAGACGGACTGAATGAACTAGGGCTTTCCGATAATTTTCTACGGCCCATTGAAACCTGTTTAAATGCCGTCCAGATTTTTGATTTTCACTTTGCAGGCATTGACCTGCGAGAAGAGGCGGAGCACTTCCAATCCGCCGCACGTTGCGGGTTGATGGCGAGAGGATATGATTTAGCGCCATTCTTTAACCCAAATGATAATACGCACGCCACTGACGCATGGTTCGCATTTTTAGAGCAGTATTTGACCCAGGCAACCACAACGCATATTCAGCCTCATGAATTAGCGCGCGTCGTCACCCACTGGCCACAATGGTTTTCAGAAGGCGGCGCCTCAGAAATGCGCCTGTTTGGCATGACAGCGGTCATGAAGCTCGCGCATGCCGAAATCGGGCCGCAAGCGTCACGGCATGTATTGCTCAGCATGACGCATTCGGCATCAGACGCACTGGCGGCGCTTGCGCTGCTCAAGTGGCAACAGTTAGCGCACTATGAAAATGACCAATGGATGGGCGCTGTAGATATTGTGCCGCTCTTTGAAACAATCAACGATCTGGTCGCGGCCCCACAGATGATGACGCAATTATTTGAATCCGCTGCGTATCGCGGCTATCTTCGCGCGCGAGGCAATCGCCAGGTAGTCCTGATCGCCTATAGTGACAGCAACAAAGACGGGGGTATTTTACCAGTAAATGGTCGCTCTATCTGGTACAACAGCAATTGTCCGACATTGCGCATCGATATGGCGTCACCATTCAGTATTACCATGGGCGCGGCGGTAGTATTGGTCGAGGCGGCGGACCGACCCGACAACATATTTTATCTCTTCCCACCGAAAGTTTTCGGTCCGGCATTCAGATTACCGAGCAAGGCGAAGTATTGGCCAGGCATTATTTATCGGAAATAA
- a CDS encoding phosphoenolpyruvate carboxylase has translation MARHYLSEITAEAHLNNLLSAAFLRNLKDEENIDHDPPAWVAIAEALSATSYQKYRDLKQLPGFVAYFHDATPREIETIHIGSRPTHRRKIARIEDLRAIPWVFRWFQSRTIIPGWFGLGSALQAYAQQHAEGLSALRTLYQDWPFFHGVLNNSAIGILQADMPISQHYTTLLKTPSHNRTEVQAIFDAIQAEYALTRAMLLSVINCEHLLSAPETASLQKSIAMKRTYLDPLNYLQVYLLKQYRSQSSAHDQQLQDLYYRAFISSTGGIVAGLGTSG, from the coding sequence TTGGCCAGGCATTATTTATCGGAAATAACAGCCGAAGCCCACCTGAATAATTTGTTGAGCGCCGCCTTCCTGCGTAATTTAAAAGACGAGGAAAATATCGATCACGATCCGCCAGCCTGGGTGGCGATAGCAGAAGCATTGTCGGCCACGTCGTATCAAAAATATCGAGACCTTAAGCAATTGCCAGGCTTTGTGGCCTATTTTCACGATGCCACCCCTCGCGAGATTGAAACCATTCATATCGGATCGAGACCAACGCACCGGCGCAAAATTGCGCGCATAGAAGATTTACGCGCTATTCCGTGGGTTTTTCGATGGTTCCAGTCTCGCACCATTATTCCAGGGTGGTTTGGCTTGGGATCCGCTTTGCAGGCGTACGCACAGCAGCACGCGGAAGGACTGAGCGCTCTTCGGACGCTTTATCAGGATTGGCCCTTCTTTCATGGCGTCCTCAATAACAGCGCTATCGGCATTCTTCAAGCCGACATGCCCATTTCACAACATTACACCACGCTTCTCAAAACACCCTCCCATAACCGTACGGAAGTCCAGGCCATTTTTGACGCAATTCAGGCAGAATACGCGCTGACCCGCGCCATGCTGTTAAGCGTCATAAACTGCGAACACCTGCTGTCTGCACCAGAAACCGCTTCGTTACAGAAGTCCATCGCCATGAAACGCACGTATCTGGACCCGCTGAATTATTTACAAGTGTACCTGTTGAAGCAATACAGAAGTCAATCCAGCGCGCACGATCAGCAACTTCAGGATTTATACTATCGCGCCTTCATCAGTTCAACCGGCGGTATTGTCGCGGGGTTGGGGACTTCCGGTTAA